In Dehalococcoidia bacterium, one DNA window encodes the following:
- a CDS encoding ATP-dependent Clp protease ATP-binding subunit — protein sequence MADRFDKFTERARRVLTLAQEEAQRFNHNYIGTEHLLLGLVREGDGVAAKVLANLGVELNKVRSAVEFIIGRGDRSSVGEIGLTPRAKKVIELAVDEARRLNHHYIGTEHLLLGLVREGEGIAAGVLESLGVNLERVRAETTRILSQSMPQGTHAAARAPTRTPTVDQLGMDLTAAARAGKLDPVIGRNREIQRVIQILSRRTKNNPVLIGEPGVGKTAIVEGLAHRIVAGNVPETLQGRRLLTLDIGSLVAGTKYRGEFEERLKKVIEEIKNAGNCILFIDEMHMLVGAGAAEGAVDAANILKPSLARGELQCVGATTLDDYRKHIERDAALERRLQPVLVEEPSVEETIEILMGIKERYEDHHKLTISDEAVTAAAQLASRYVSDRFLPDKAIDLIDEAASRVRITRSVAPPTLREAMHGLDSIRREKEAAISSQQYEYAAELRDREMKLQQKLEEMEKGWEDERELTKPVVTEEDIAEVVSMWTGIPVARIASEESARLLRMEEALHDRVVGQDEAITAVSKAVRRARAGLKDARRPIGVFIFLGPTGVGKTHLARVLSDFMFGSEDAMIKLDMSEFMERHTVSRLVGAPPGYVGYEDAGQLTDTVRRKSYCLILLDEIEKAHPEVFNMLLQIFDDGHLTDAKGRKVDFRNTIVIMTSNVGSDLIRRETTIGFSTKTEEAKTAEQRYAKMREKVLNELKNTFRPEFLNRVDGTVVFHALSRAHIRDIVDLMLREVDVQLSFKGVTLEVTEAAKEWLGEKGYDETFGARPLRRLIQDEVEDRLSEALLQGQFGPGDKVVIDVGDDGLNVHAVSQPALT from the coding sequence ATGGCAGATAGATTTGACAAGTTTACCGAACGGGCGCGCCGCGTTCTCACCCTCGCCCAGGAAGAGGCCCAGCGGTTTAACCACAATTACATTGGAACAGAGCACCTCCTCCTGGGCCTCGTTCGTGAAGGCGACGGCGTGGCCGCCAAAGTGCTCGCCAACCTCGGCGTCGAACTCAACAAGGTCCGCTCCGCCGTCGAATTCATCATCGGTCGCGGCGACCGGTCGTCTGTAGGCGAAATCGGCCTTACCCCTCGCGCCAAGAAAGTAATCGAACTCGCCGTCGACGAAGCGCGGCGGCTGAATCATCACTACATCGGTACAGAGCACCTGCTGCTCGGCCTCGTCCGCGAGGGCGAAGGCATCGCCGCCGGCGTTCTCGAAAGCCTCGGCGTCAACCTCGAACGCGTGCGCGCCGAGACGACGCGCATCCTCTCGCAGAGCATGCCCCAGGGCACGCACGCCGCCGCTCGCGCGCCGACACGGACGCCCACTGTCGACCAGCTCGGCATGGACCTCACGGCCGCGGCGCGCGCCGGCAAGCTCGATCCCGTGATCGGACGCAACCGCGAAATCCAGCGCGTCATCCAGATCCTGTCGCGGCGCACCAAGAACAACCCGGTCCTCATCGGTGAGCCGGGCGTGGGCAAGACAGCGATCGTCGAAGGCCTCGCCCACCGTATCGTCGCCGGCAACGTCCCCGAGACGCTGCAGGGCCGCCGCCTGCTCACCCTCGACATCGGCTCCCTCGTCGCCGGCACCAAATACCGCGGCGAGTTCGAGGAGCGGCTCAAGAAAGTCATCGAAGAGATAAAGAACGCGGGCAACTGCATCCTCTTCATCGACGAGATGCACATGCTTGTGGGCGCAGGCGCCGCCGAGGGCGCCGTCGACGCCGCCAACATCCTCAAGCCGTCGCTGGCCCGCGGGGAATTGCAGTGCGTCGGCGCCACCACCCTCGACGATTACCGCAAACACATCGAGCGCGACGCCGCTCTCGAGCGCCGCCTCCAGCCCGTGCTCGTCGAGGAGCCGTCCGTCGAAGAGACCATCGAGATACTGATGGGCATCAAAGAACGGTACGAGGACCACCACAAGCTGACAATCAGCGACGAGGCCGTCACTGCCGCCGCCCAGCTCGCATCCCGCTACGTCTCAGACCGCTTCCTGCCGGACAAGGCGATCGACCTCATCGACGAGGCCGCCTCCCGCGTCCGCATCACGCGCAGCGTCGCGCCGCCCACCCTCAGGGAGGCGATGCACGGGCTCGACAGCATACGGCGCGAGAAGGAGGCCGCCATATCCTCGCAGCAGTACGAATACGCCGCCGAGCTCCGCGACCGCGAGATGAAACTGCAACAGAAACTGGAAGAGATGGAGAAGGGCTGGGAGGATGAGCGCGAGCTCACCAAGCCCGTCGTCACCGAGGAGGACATTGCTGAAGTCGTCAGCATGTGGACGGGCATCCCCGTGGCCCGGATCGCCAGCGAGGAGTCCGCGCGCCTGCTGCGCATGGAGGAAGCCCTGCACGACCGCGTCGTCGGCCAGGACGAGGCGATCACCGCCGTGTCCAAGGCGGTCCGCCGCGCCCGCGCGGGCCTGAAAGACGCCCGCCGGCCCATCGGCGTGTTCATCTTCCTCGGGCCCACCGGCGTCGGCAAGACCCACCTCGCACGTGTGCTGTCCGACTTCATGTTCGGCAGCGAAGACGCCATGATCAAGCTCGACATGTCCGAGTTCATGGAGCGCCACACCGTGTCCCGGCTCGTGGGCGCCCCGCCCGGATACGTCGGCTACGAAGACGCCGGCCAGCTCACCGATACCGTCCGGCGCAAGTCTTACTGCCTCATCCTTCTGGACGAGATCGAGAAGGCCCACCCCGAAGTCTTCAACATGCTCCTCCAGATATTCGACGACGGCCACCTGACCGACGCCAAGGGACGCAAGGTCGACTTCCGCAACACGATTGTCATCATGACCAGCAACGTCGGCTCCGACCTCATCCGTCGCGAGACCACGATCGGCTTTTCGACCAAGACGGAAGAAGCCAAGACCGCCGAGCAGCGCTACGCCAAGATGCGGGAGAAGGTGCTCAACGAGCTCAAGAACACCTTCCGGCCCGAGTTCCTCAACCGCGTCGACGGGACGGTGGTCTTCCACGCCCTCTCCCGCGCTCACATCCGCGATATCGTGGACCTCATGCTGCGCGAAGTCGATGTCCAGCTCTCCTTCAAGGGGGTCACGCTGGAAGTGACCGAAGCCGCGAAGGAGTGGCTGGGCGAAAAGGGCTACGACGAGACCTTCGGCGCGCGGCCCCTCCGCCGCCTCATCCAGGACGAGGTCGAGGACAGGCTCTCCGAGGCCCTCCTCCAGGGGCAGTTCGGGCCCGGCGACAAGGTCGTCATCGATGTCGGCGACGACGGGCTAAACGTGCACGCCGTCTCGCAGCCTGCGCTCACCTGA
- a CDS encoding S1 RNA-binding domain-containing protein, translating to MTTDPSSQPPTGTPDSFQDMATLLENESLQYRTLRRGDIIEGVVVGSDRDGMVIDVGTKSEGIIPSHEMQSAGPDPEKWPALGEHILVYVLQPETPEGQVLLSLDRARGEKGWRILQQRHDNGDSFEVQVSGYNKGGLLVNVEGVHAFIPYSQAITAQPPAEEEAEQKGTVSSLIGQTLLVKVIEINRARNRVILSERAAIQDWRALQKDRLLEELQDGEIRRGRISSIRSFGVFVDLGGADGLAHLSELSWERDKAPEELFKVGQEVDVYVMKVDPESKKIALSIRRAQPQQWEQIVDKYRVGQVVTGTVTKLVTFGAFARIEGPVEGLIHVSELVNRRITHPREVVKEGDIVPLKIVRVERDRQRLGLSLRQARDEAEEMGFVFGKNGEVLEVPEELAAAAMAQAGPAAPAVTEPVAEAPEAAVRESATETVEAVEEEVVAETIEAVEEETTVEAPEAAVEEAAAETVEEETAVAAAEAEEEVVAEAGEAVEEETAAGDVEAVEEEVVTDTVETVEEETVTDTVETVEEEAAAWTTEAVGQVEDTGEETAKTEVAEAEAEYETEAAPEPEQTEDGTAEES from the coding sequence TTGACAACCGATCCGTCATCACAACCCCCAACCGGTACCCCCGACTCCTTCCAGGACATGGCGACACTCCTCGAAAACGAATCCCTCCAGTACCGGACCCTCAGACGTGGCGACATAATCGAAGGAGTCGTCGTCGGCTCCGACCGGGACGGCATGGTGATCGACGTCGGTACCAAGTCCGAAGGCATCATCCCCAGCCACGAAATGCAGTCCGCTGGCCCCGACCCCGAAAAGTGGCCCGCCCTCGGCGAACACATACTCGTCTACGTCCTCCAACCCGAAACCCCCGAAGGACAGGTCCTCCTCTCCCTCGACCGCGCCCGCGGCGAAAAAGGCTGGCGCATACTCCAGCAACGCCACGACAACGGCGACAGCTTCGAAGTCCAGGTGAGCGGCTACAACAAAGGAGGACTCCTCGTCAACGTCGAGGGCGTCCACGCTTTCATACCCTACTCACAAGCCATAACCGCTCAACCCCCCGCCGAAGAAGAAGCCGAACAAAAAGGAACCGTCTCCTCCCTCATCGGCCAGACATTGCTCGTCAAAGTCATCGAAATCAACCGCGCCCGCAACCGCGTCATCCTCTCTGAGCGCGCCGCCATCCAGGACTGGCGCGCCCTCCAGAAAGACCGCCTCCTCGAAGAACTCCAGGACGGCGAGATCCGCCGGGGCAGGATAAGCAGCATACGCAGCTTCGGCGTCTTCGTCGACCTCGGCGGCGCCGACGGCCTCGCCCATCTCTCCGAACTCTCCTGGGAGCGCGACAAAGCCCCGGAAGAGCTCTTCAAAGTCGGCCAGGAAGTCGACGTCTACGTGATGAAGGTCGACCCGGAGTCGAAAAAGATCGCCCTCAGCATTCGCCGCGCCCAACCTCAACAGTGGGAGCAGATCGTCGATAAGTACAGGGTGGGGCAGGTAGTCACCGGGACGGTCACCAAACTCGTCACGTTCGGCGCCTTCGCCCGTATCGAAGGGCCGGTAGAAGGACTGATACACGTATCCGAACTCGTCAACCGGCGCATCACCCACCCGCGCGAGGTAGTCAAAGAGGGCGACATCGTCCCCCTGAAGATTGTCCGCGTCGAACGCGACCGTCAGCGGCTCGGGCTCAGCCTGCGCCAGGCGCGCGACGAGGCCGAGGAAATGGGCTTCGTCTTCGGCAAGAACGGCGAAGTCCTCGAAGTCCCTGAAGAGCTGGCGGCGGCGGCCATGGCGCAAGCAGGCCCCGCAGCGCCGGCTGTGACAGAGCCCGTCGCTGAAGCGCCGGAAGCGGCTGTAAGAGAGTCCGCGACGGAGACCGTCGAAGCAGTCGAAGAAGAGGTTGTCGCTGAGACCATCGAGGCCGTCGAAGAAGAGACGACGGTCGAAGCGCCGGAAGCGGCCGTGGAAGAGGCCGCGGCCGAGACCGTCGAGGAAGAGACGGCCGTTGCAGCGGCCGAGGCTGAAGAAGAGGTGGTCGCTGAGGCCGGGGAAGCTGTCGAAGAAGAAACCGCCGCGGGGGACGTCGAGGCCGTTGAAGAAGAGGTTGTGACCGACACCGTCGAGACCGTCGAAGAAGAGACAGTGACCGACACCGTCGAGACCGTTGAAGAAGAGGCCGCAGCCTGGACCACGGAGGCAGTCGGACAGGTAGAGGATACGGGAGAAGAAACGGCGAAGACGGAAGTCGCCGAGGCTGAGGCGGAGTACGAGACTGAGGCCGCCCCCGAGCCGGAGCAGACCGAAGACGGAACGGCCGAAGAGTCGTAA